Proteins found in one Podarcis muralis chromosome 5, rPodMur119.hap1.1, whole genome shotgun sequence genomic segment:
- the MYH7B gene encoding myosin-7B isoform X1 gives MSMLDMAEFGEAAEYLRKSYEEMLKYHNIPFDGKKRAWIPDEKEAYIEVEVKESSGGKVTVETKDKKTVVVKEDDIQQVNPPKFDMIEDMAMLTHLNEASVLHNLKRRYAKWMIYTYSGLFCVTINPYKWLPVYTAPVVAAYKGKRRSEAPPHIYSIADNAYNDMLRNRENQSMLITGESGAGKTVNTKRVIQYFAIVAALGDSPGKKGQAPATKTGGTLEDQIIEANPAMESFGNAKTLRNDNSSRFGKFIRIHFGPSGKLASADIDIYLLEKSRVIFQQPGERSYHIYYQILSGKKPELQDMLLLSSNPYDYHFCSQGVTTVDNLDDGEELLATDHAMDILGFSNEEKYGCYKIVGAIMHFGNMKFKQKQREEQAEAEGTESADKASYLMGISSSDLIKGLLHPRVKVGNEYVTKGQNVEQVVYAVGALAKATYDRMFKWLVFRINKTLDTKLARQFFIGVLDIAGFEIFEFNSFEQLCINFTNEKLQQFFNHHMFVLEQEEYKKEGIEWVFIDFGLDLQACIDLIEKPMGILSILEEECMFPKASDTSFKAKLYDNHIGKSPNFQKPRPDKKRKYEAHFELVHYAGVVPYNIVGWLDKNKDPLNETVVTIFQKSQNKLLATLYENYVSSSSDDATRTGGKEKRKKAASFQTVSQLHKENLNKLMTNLRATQPHFVRCIIPNETKTPGVMDPFLVLHQLRCNGVLEGIRICRKGFPNRILYADFKQRYRILNPAAIPDDKFVDSRKATEKLLLSLDLDHTQYKFGHTKVFFKAGLLGLLEEMRDQRLAKIITLLQARMRGRLMRIEYGWIIGRRDALYTIQWNIRAFNAVKNWSWMKLFFKIKPLLKSAQTEKEMATLKEEFQKLKEALEKSEAKRKELEEKQVSIIQEKNDLSLQLQAEQDNLADAEERCDLLIKTKIQLEAKVKELMERLEDEEEMNSDLTSKKRKLEDECAELKKDIDDLEITLAKVEKEKHATENKVKNLIEEMAALDEVIAKLTKEKKALQEAHQQALDDLQAEEDKVNTLTKAKVKLEQQVDDLESALEQEKKIRMDLERAKRKLEGDLKLTQESVMDLENDKQQLEEKLKKKDFEMNQLNSRIEDEQVLAIQLQKKIKELQARIEELEEELEAERAARAKVEKQRAEVAHELEELSERLEEAGGATACQIELNKKREAEFLKLRRDLEEATLQHESTAAALRKKHADSVAELGEQIDNLQRVKQKLEKEKSELKMEVDDLSSNIDYLTKNKANAEKLCRTYEDQLSETKSKLDELQRQLAEVSTQRGRLQTENGELSRLLEEKESFINQLSRGKTSFTQTIDELKRQLEEETKSKNALAHALQASRHDCDLLREQYEEEVEAKGELQRSLSKANAEVAQWRTKYETDAIQRTEELEEAKKKLAIRLQEAEEAVEAAHAKCSSLEKTKHRLQTEIEDLSIDLERANSAAAALDKKQRNFDRIIAEWKQKYEETQSELESSQKESRSLSTELFKLKNAYEESLDNLETLKRENKNLQEEITDLTDQIGMSGKTIHELEKLKKGLESEKNEIQAALEEAEGALEHEESKTLRIQLELSQIKADVDRKLAEKDEEFENLRRNHQRAMDSMQASLDAEAKARNEAIRLRKKMEGDLNEMEIQLSHANRQAAESQKLVRQLQAQMKDLQIELDDTLRHNDDLKEQAAALERRNNLMLAEVEELRAALEQAERGRKLAEQELLEATERVNLLHSQNTGLINQKKKMEADISQLSTEVEEAVQECRNAEEKAKKAITDAAMMAEELKKEQDTSAHLERMKKNMEQTIKDLQMRLDEAEQIALKGGKKQIQKLEARVRELEGELDVEQKKYADTQKGIRKYERRIKELTYQTEEDRKNLARMQELIDKLQSKVKSYKRQFEEAEQQANSNLVKYRKVQHELDDAEERADIAETQVNKLRIRTREVVPLKYEE, from the exons ACTGTCGTTGTAAAGGAGGATGACATTCAACAAGTGAATCCTCCCAAATTTGACATGATTGAAGACATGGCTATGTTAACTCATCTCAATGAGGCCTCTGTGCTGCATAACCTGAAACGGCGTTATGCCAAGTGGATGATCTAC acCTATTCAGGCTTGTTCTGTGTCACCATAAACCCATATAAATGGCTTCCAGTCTATACTGCTCCTGTGGTAGCAGCCTATAAGGGCAAGCGGAGGTCTGAGGCACCGCCCCACATTTATTCCATTGCAGACAATGCCTACAACGACATGTTACGTA ATCGTGAGAACCAGTCTATGCTCATCAC CGGAGAATCTGGTGCTGGTAAGACTGTAAACACCAAGCGGGTTATTCAGTACTTTGCCATTGTCGCAGCCCTGGGTGACTCTCCGGGCAAGAAAGGA CAAGCTCCTGCCACTAAAACTGGG GGTACCCTTGAAGATCAAATCATTGAGGCTAACCCTGCTATGGAATCCTTTGGCAACGCCAAAACCCTGAGAAATGACAATTCCTCGCGGTtt GGCAAGTTCATTCGCATCCATTTTGGTCCTTCAGGGAAGCTGGCTTCCGCTGACATTGACATCT ATTTGTTGGAAAAATCGAGAGTGATTTTCCAGCAGCCAGGAGAGAGGAGCTACCATATCTACTATCAAATCCTTTCTGGAAAGAAGCCAGAACTCCAAG ATATGCTGCTGTTGTCTTCCAACCCCTATGACTACCATTTCTGCTCACAAGGTGTAACAACAGTAGACAACCTGGACGATGGAGAGGAACTCTTGGCTACAGAT CATGCTATGGACATCCTGGGCTTCAGCAACGAGGAGAAATACGGCTGCTATAAGATAGTAGGAGCCATCATGCACTTTGGCAACATGAAATTCAAGCAGAAACAACGTGAAGAACAGGCAGAGGCTGAAGGCACTGAAA GTGCCGATAAAGCATCTTACCTCATGGGAATCAGCTCAAGTGACCTGATCAAGGGGCTGCTCCACCCTAGGGTGAAAGTTGGAAATGAGTATGTGACCAAAGGCCAGAATGTGGAGCAG GTTGTGTATGCAGTGGGAGCCTTGGCCAAAGCTACCTATGATCGCATGTTCAAGTGGCTGGTTTTTCGTATCAACAAAACTTTGGACACTAAGCTAGCCAGGCAGTTCTTCATCGGAGTTCTGGACATTGCTGGATTTGAGATCTTTGAG TTTAACAGCTTTGAACAGCTATGTATCAACTTCACCAATGAGAAGCTGCAACAGTTTTTCAACCATCACATGTTTGTCCTGGAACAAGAAGAATACAAGAAAGAAGGAATTGAGTGGGTCTTCATTGACTTTGGCCTGGATCTGCAGGCTTGTATTGACCTGATTGAAAAG CCAATGGGAATCCTCTCCATTTTGGAGGAAGAATGCATGTTCCCCAAAGCCTCTGATACGTCATTCAAGGCTAAACTGTATGACAACCACATTGGGAAATCACCCAACTTCCAAAAGCCACGGCCAGATAAGAAGCGCAAATATGAAGCCCACTTTGAACTGGTGCACTATGCTGGAGTG GTGCCCTATAACATTGTTGGCTGGCTAGACAAGAACAAAGACCCATTGAATGAGACAGTGGTAACCATCTTCCAGAAATCACAAAATAAGCTGCTGGCCACTTTATATGAAAACTATGTGTCCTCTTCTTCAG ATGATGCAACCAGAACAGGTGGCAAAGAGAAGCGCAAGAAGGCAGCTTCGTTCCAAACTGTGTCCCAGCTGCATAAG GAAAACCTGAACAAGCTGATGACCAATTTGCGTGCTACCCAGCCTCATTTTGTCCGCTGCATCATCCCCAATGAAACAAAGACCCCAG GAGTCATGGACCCCTTCCTGGTGCTGCATCAGCTACGGTGTAATGGTGTGCTAGAAGGCATCCGCATCTGTCGGAAAGGCTTTCCAAACAGAATCCTCTATGCTGACTTTAAGCAGCG CTACCGCATCTTGAATCCTGCTGCCATTCCTGATGACAAATTTGTGGATAGCAGGAAGGCCACAGAGAAGCTGCTTCTTTCCTTGGACCTTGACCACACCCAATATAAATTTGGACACACAAAG GTGTTTTTCAAAGCAGGCTTGCTGGGTCTCCTGGAGGAGATGCGAGATCAACGTCTGGCCAAGATTATCACCCTCCTGCAGGCCAGGATGCGTGGACGGCTGATGCGCATTGAGTATGGGTGGATCATTGGCAGAAG GGACGCACTCTACACCATTCAGTGGAACATCCGTGCTTTTAATGCAGTCAAGAATTGGTCCTGGATGAAGCTTTTCttcaagatcaaacctctcctcaAGTCAGCACAGACTGAGAAGGAAATGGCCACCCTCAAAGAGGAGTTCCAGAAGCTGAAGGAAGCTCTGGAGAAGTCGGAGGCTAAACGGAAGGAGCTGGAAGAGAAGCAAGTCAGCATCATCCAGGAGAAGAATGATCTGTCACTGCAGCTTCAAGCA GAGCAGGACAACTTGGCTGATGCAGAAGAGCGCTGCGACCTCTTGATCAAGACCAAGATTCAGCTGGAAGCCAAGGTGAAGGAACTGATGGAACGcctggaggatgaggaggagatgAACTCAGACCTGACCTCTAAGAAGCGAAAGCTGGAGGATGAATGTGCTGAACTGAAGAAAGACATTGATGACTTGGAGATCACCCTGGCcaaggtggagaaggagaagcaTGCCACAGAAAACAAG GTGAAAAACCTGATTGAAGAAATGGCTGCTTTGGATGAGGTCATTGCTAAGCTGACCAAGGAGAAAAAGGCATTGCAGGAGGCCCACCAGCAAGCTCTGGATGACCTTCAGGCCGAGGAGGACAAAGTCAACACTCTGACCAAGGCTAAAGTCAAGCTGGAGCAACAAGTGGATGAC CTGGAAAGTGCTTTAGAACAAGAGAAGAAGATACGGATGGACCTGGAAAGAGCAAAACGCAAGCTGGAAGGCGATTTGAAGCTCACTCAGGAATCTGTGATGGATCTGGAGAATGATAAGCAGCAGCTGGAAGAGAAACTCAAGAA GAAAGACTTTGAAATGAACCAGTTAAATTCAAGAATTGAAGATGAGCAAGTCCTTGCAATTCAGCTGCAGAAGAAAATTAAAGAGCTCCAG GCCCGCATTGAGGAGCTAGAAGAGGAGCTTGAGGCCGAGCGAGCTGCTAGGGCCAAGGTGGAGAAGCAGCGGGCAGAGGTGGCGCATGAACTGGAGGAGCTGAGCGAGCGGCTAGAGGAGGCGGGTGGCGCCACGGCTTGCCAGATAGAGCTGAACAAGAAGCGCGAAGCGGAGTTCTTGAAGCTGCGCAGGGACCTGGAGGAGGCCACGTTGCAGCACGAGTCAACCGCTGCCGCCCTGCGCAAAAAGCACGCAGATTCTGTGGCGGAACTGGGGGAGCAGATCGACAACCTGCAGCGCGTGAAGCAAaagctggagaaggagaagagcGAGTTGAAGATGGAGGTGGATGATCTGTCATCCAACATTGACTACCTCACCAAGAACAAG GCAAATGCTGAAAAGCTCTGCCGAACATATGAGGATCAGCTGAGCGAAACCAAATCAAAGTTGGATGAACTCCAGCGTCAGCTAGCCGAAGTCAGCACCCAGCGTGGGAGACTGCAGACTGAAAAtg GAGAACTTAGCCGGCTTCTTGAAGAGAAGGAGTCCTTTATAAACCAGCTGAGTCGTGGCAAGACTTCCTTTACGCAAACCATTGATGAACTCAAGAGACAGCTAGAAGAAGAGACTAAG TCCAAGAACGCTCTGGCTCACGCTTTGCAAGCTTCCCGCCACGACTGTGACCTTCTGCGGGAGCAGTATGAGGAGGAAGTGGAGGCCAAGGGAGAGCTCCAGAGGTCCCTGTCAAAGGCCAATGCAGAAGTGGCCCAGTGGAGGACCAAATACGAGACAGACGCCATCCAGAGGACAGAAGAGTTAGAGGAAGCCAA GAAGAAGCTGGCCATCCGGCTGCAGGAGGCAGAGGAAGCTGTGGAAGCAGCCCATGCCAAGTGCTCCTCTCTGGAGAAGACCAAGCACCGTCTGCAGACAGAGATCGAGGACCTTTCGATCGACCTGGAGAGAGCAAACTCAGCCGCTGCCGCTTTGGACAAGAAGCAGCGCAATTTCGACAGGATCATTGCGGAGTGGAAGCAGAAGTATGAGGAGACGCAGTCGGAGCTGGAGTCCTCCCAGAAGGAGTCCCGCAGCCTCAGCACAGAGCTCTTCAAGCTCAAGAACGCCTATGAGGAGTCCTTGGACAATCTAGAGACTCTCAAACGTGAAAACAAGAACCTGCAAG AGGAGATCACTGACTTGACTGATCAGATTGGCATGAGTGGCAAAACCATCCATGAGCTGGAGAAGCTGAAGAAAGGTCTGGAGAGTGAGAAAAATGAAATCCAGGCTGCCCTGGAGGAGGCTGAG GGAGCCCTGGAGCACGAGGAGAGCAAGACTCTGCGCATCCAGCTGGAGTTGTCTCAGATCAAGGCTGATGTTGATAGGAAACTGGCAGAGAAGGATGAAGAATTTGAGAACCTCAG GCGCAACCACCAGAGAGCGATGGACTCCATGCAGGCTTCACTGGATGCAGAAGCCAAAGCCAGAAATGAGGCCATCAGGCTGCGCAAGAAGATGGAGGGAGACCTGAATGAGATGGAGATACAGCTGAGCCACGCAAACCGCCAGGCCGCCGAGTCTCAGAAACTGGTGCGGCAGCTCCAAGCCCAAATGAAG GACTTGCAGATAGAACTGGATGACACCTTGCGCCATAACGATGACCTGAAGGAGCAGGCTGCTGCCCTGGAGAGGCGCAACAACCTGATGCTGGCTGAGGTGGAGGAGCTGCGTGCAGCCCTGGAGCAAGCTGAGCGTGGAAGGAAGCTGGCTGAGCAGGAGCTGCTGGAGGCCACGGAAAGAGTCAATCTGCTGCACTCGCAG AACACAGGTCTGATTAACCAAAAGAAGAAGATGGAGGCAGACATCTCCCAGTTGAGCACTGAGGTGGAGGAGGCAGTGCAGGAATGCCGGAATGCGGAAGAGAAGGCCAAGAAAGCCATCACGGAT GCAGCCATGATGGCAGAGGAACTGAAGAAGGAACAAGACACAAGTGCCCATTTGGAGCGGATGAAGAAGAATATGGAACAGACCATCAAGGACCTGCAGATGCGGCTGGATGAGGCTGAGCAGATTGCCCTGAAAGGAGGCAAGAAGCAGATCCAAAAACTGGAAGCCAGG GTGCGTGAACTGGAGGGTGAATTGGATGTAGAACAGAAGAAGTATGCAGATACTCAGAAGGGTATTCGCAAGTATGAGCGCAGGATCAAAGAACTGACCTATCAG aCTGAAGAGGACAGGAAGAACCTGGCACGGATGCAGGAACTGATTGACAAACTGCAGAGCAAAGTCAAGAGTTACAAGCGCCAGTTTGAGGAGGCA GAGCAGCAAGCCAACTCCAATCTTGTGAAATACCGCAAGGTGCAGCACGAGCTGGATGATGCTGAAGAGCGGGCAGATATCGCAGAGACACAAGTGAACAAACTGCGGATTCGCACTAGGGAAGTTGTACCTCTGAAG tATGAAGAATAA
- the MYH7B gene encoding myosin-7B isoform X2 produces MESFGNAKTLRNDNSSRFGKFIRIHFGPSGKLASADIDIYLLEKSRVIFQQPGERSYHIYYQILSGKKPELQDMLLLSSNPYDYHFCSQGVTTVDNLDDGEELLATDHAMDILGFSNEEKYGCYKIVGAIMHFGNMKFKQKQREEQAEAEGTESADKASYLMGISSSDLIKGLLHPRVKVGNEYVTKGQNVEQVVYAVGALAKATYDRMFKWLVFRINKTLDTKLARQFFIGVLDIAGFEIFEFNSFEQLCINFTNEKLQQFFNHHMFVLEQEEYKKEGIEWVFIDFGLDLQACIDLIEKPMGILSILEEECMFPKASDTSFKAKLYDNHIGKSPNFQKPRPDKKRKYEAHFELVHYAGVVPYNIVGWLDKNKDPLNETVVTIFQKSQNKLLATLYENYVSSSSDDATRTGGKEKRKKAASFQTVSQLHKENLNKLMTNLRATQPHFVRCIIPNETKTPGVMDPFLVLHQLRCNGVLEGIRICRKGFPNRILYADFKQRYRILNPAAIPDDKFVDSRKATEKLLLSLDLDHTQYKFGHTKVFFKAGLLGLLEEMRDQRLAKIITLLQARMRGRLMRIEYGWIIGRRDALYTIQWNIRAFNAVKNWSWMKLFFKIKPLLKSAQTEKEMATLKEEFQKLKEALEKSEAKRKELEEKQVSIIQEKNDLSLQLQAEQDNLADAEERCDLLIKTKIQLEAKVKELMERLEDEEEMNSDLTSKKRKLEDECAELKKDIDDLEITLAKVEKEKHATENKVKNLIEEMAALDEVIAKLTKEKKALQEAHQQALDDLQAEEDKVNTLTKAKVKLEQQVDDLESALEQEKKIRMDLERAKRKLEGDLKLTQESVMDLENDKQQLEEKLKKKDFEMNQLNSRIEDEQVLAIQLQKKIKELQARIEELEEELEAERAARAKVEKQRAEVAHELEELSERLEEAGGATACQIELNKKREAEFLKLRRDLEEATLQHESTAAALRKKHADSVAELGEQIDNLQRVKQKLEKEKSELKMEVDDLSSNIDYLTKNKANAEKLCRTYEDQLSETKSKLDELQRQLAEVSTQRGRLQTENGELSRLLEEKESFINQLSRGKTSFTQTIDELKRQLEEETKSKNALAHALQASRHDCDLLREQYEEEVEAKGELQRSLSKANAEVAQWRTKYETDAIQRTEELEEAKKKLAIRLQEAEEAVEAAHAKCSSLEKTKHRLQTEIEDLSIDLERANSAAAALDKKQRNFDRIIAEWKQKYEETQSELESSQKESRSLSTELFKLKNAYEESLDNLETLKRENKNLQEEITDLTDQIGMSGKTIHELEKLKKGLESEKNEIQAALEEAEGALEHEESKTLRIQLELSQIKADVDRKLAEKDEEFENLRRNHQRAMDSMQASLDAEAKARNEAIRLRKKMEGDLNEMEIQLSHANRQAAESQKLVRQLQAQMKDLQIELDDTLRHNDDLKEQAAALERRNNLMLAEVEELRAALEQAERGRKLAEQELLEATERVNLLHSQNTGLINQKKKMEADISQLSTEVEEAVQECRNAEEKAKKAITDAAMMAEELKKEQDTSAHLERMKKNMEQTIKDLQMRLDEAEQIALKGGKKQIQKLEARVRELEGELDVEQKKYADTQKGIRKYERRIKELTYQTEEDRKNLARMQELIDKLQSKVKSYKRQFEEAEQQANSNLVKYRKVQHELDDAEERADIAETQVNKLRIRTREVVPLKYEE; encoded by the exons ATGGAATCCTTTGGCAACGCCAAAACCCTGAGAAATGACAATTCCTCGCGGTtt GGCAAGTTCATTCGCATCCATTTTGGTCCTTCAGGGAAGCTGGCTTCCGCTGACATTGACATCT ATTTGTTGGAAAAATCGAGAGTGATTTTCCAGCAGCCAGGAGAGAGGAGCTACCATATCTACTATCAAATCCTTTCTGGAAAGAAGCCAGAACTCCAAG ATATGCTGCTGTTGTCTTCCAACCCCTATGACTACCATTTCTGCTCACAAGGTGTAACAACAGTAGACAACCTGGACGATGGAGAGGAACTCTTGGCTACAGAT CATGCTATGGACATCCTGGGCTTCAGCAACGAGGAGAAATACGGCTGCTATAAGATAGTAGGAGCCATCATGCACTTTGGCAACATGAAATTCAAGCAGAAACAACGTGAAGAACAGGCAGAGGCTGAAGGCACTGAAA GTGCCGATAAAGCATCTTACCTCATGGGAATCAGCTCAAGTGACCTGATCAAGGGGCTGCTCCACCCTAGGGTGAAAGTTGGAAATGAGTATGTGACCAAAGGCCAGAATGTGGAGCAG GTTGTGTATGCAGTGGGAGCCTTGGCCAAAGCTACCTATGATCGCATGTTCAAGTGGCTGGTTTTTCGTATCAACAAAACTTTGGACACTAAGCTAGCCAGGCAGTTCTTCATCGGAGTTCTGGACATTGCTGGATTTGAGATCTTTGAG TTTAACAGCTTTGAACAGCTATGTATCAACTTCACCAATGAGAAGCTGCAACAGTTTTTCAACCATCACATGTTTGTCCTGGAACAAGAAGAATACAAGAAAGAAGGAATTGAGTGGGTCTTCATTGACTTTGGCCTGGATCTGCAGGCTTGTATTGACCTGATTGAAAAG CCAATGGGAATCCTCTCCATTTTGGAGGAAGAATGCATGTTCCCCAAAGCCTCTGATACGTCATTCAAGGCTAAACTGTATGACAACCACATTGGGAAATCACCCAACTTCCAAAAGCCACGGCCAGATAAGAAGCGCAAATATGAAGCCCACTTTGAACTGGTGCACTATGCTGGAGTG GTGCCCTATAACATTGTTGGCTGGCTAGACAAGAACAAAGACCCATTGAATGAGACAGTGGTAACCATCTTCCAGAAATCACAAAATAAGCTGCTGGCCACTTTATATGAAAACTATGTGTCCTCTTCTTCAG ATGATGCAACCAGAACAGGTGGCAAAGAGAAGCGCAAGAAGGCAGCTTCGTTCCAAACTGTGTCCCAGCTGCATAAG GAAAACCTGAACAAGCTGATGACCAATTTGCGTGCTACCCAGCCTCATTTTGTCCGCTGCATCATCCCCAATGAAACAAAGACCCCAG GAGTCATGGACCCCTTCCTGGTGCTGCATCAGCTACGGTGTAATGGTGTGCTAGAAGGCATCCGCATCTGTCGGAAAGGCTTTCCAAACAGAATCCTCTATGCTGACTTTAAGCAGCG CTACCGCATCTTGAATCCTGCTGCCATTCCTGATGACAAATTTGTGGATAGCAGGAAGGCCACAGAGAAGCTGCTTCTTTCCTTGGACCTTGACCACACCCAATATAAATTTGGACACACAAAG GTGTTTTTCAAAGCAGGCTTGCTGGGTCTCCTGGAGGAGATGCGAGATCAACGTCTGGCCAAGATTATCACCCTCCTGCAGGCCAGGATGCGTGGACGGCTGATGCGCATTGAGTATGGGTGGATCATTGGCAGAAG GGACGCACTCTACACCATTCAGTGGAACATCCGTGCTTTTAATGCAGTCAAGAATTGGTCCTGGATGAAGCTTTTCttcaagatcaaacctctcctcaAGTCAGCACAGACTGAGAAGGAAATGGCCACCCTCAAAGAGGAGTTCCAGAAGCTGAAGGAAGCTCTGGAGAAGTCGGAGGCTAAACGGAAGGAGCTGGAAGAGAAGCAAGTCAGCATCATCCAGGAGAAGAATGATCTGTCACTGCAGCTTCAAGCA GAGCAGGACAACTTGGCTGATGCAGAAGAGCGCTGCGACCTCTTGATCAAGACCAAGATTCAGCTGGAAGCCAAGGTGAAGGAACTGATGGAACGcctggaggatgaggaggagatgAACTCAGACCTGACCTCTAAGAAGCGAAAGCTGGAGGATGAATGTGCTGAACTGAAGAAAGACATTGATGACTTGGAGATCACCCTGGCcaaggtggagaaggagaagcaTGCCACAGAAAACAAG GTGAAAAACCTGATTGAAGAAATGGCTGCTTTGGATGAGGTCATTGCTAAGCTGACCAAGGAGAAAAAGGCATTGCAGGAGGCCCACCAGCAAGCTCTGGATGACCTTCAGGCCGAGGAGGACAAAGTCAACACTCTGACCAAGGCTAAAGTCAAGCTGGAGCAACAAGTGGATGAC CTGGAAAGTGCTTTAGAACAAGAGAAGAAGATACGGATGGACCTGGAAAGAGCAAAACGCAAGCTGGAAGGCGATTTGAAGCTCACTCAGGAATCTGTGATGGATCTGGAGAATGATAAGCAGCAGCTGGAAGAGAAACTCAAGAA GAAAGACTTTGAAATGAACCAGTTAAATTCAAGAATTGAAGATGAGCAAGTCCTTGCAATTCAGCTGCAGAAGAAAATTAAAGAGCTCCAG GCCCGCATTGAGGAGCTAGAAGAGGAGCTTGAGGCCGAGCGAGCTGCTAGGGCCAAGGTGGAGAAGCAGCGGGCAGAGGTGGCGCATGAACTGGAGGAGCTGAGCGAGCGGCTAGAGGAGGCGGGTGGCGCCACGGCTTGCCAGATAGAGCTGAACAAGAAGCGCGAAGCGGAGTTCTTGAAGCTGCGCAGGGACCTGGAGGAGGCCACGTTGCAGCACGAGTCAACCGCTGCCGCCCTGCGCAAAAAGCACGCAGATTCTGTGGCGGAACTGGGGGAGCAGATCGACAACCTGCAGCGCGTGAAGCAAaagctggagaaggagaagagcGAGTTGAAGATGGAGGTGGATGATCTGTCATCCAACATTGACTACCTCACCAAGAACAAG GCAAATGCTGAAAAGCTCTGCCGAACATATGAGGATCAGCTGAGCGAAACCAAATCAAAGTTGGATGAACTCCAGCGTCAGCTAGCCGAAGTCAGCACCCAGCGTGGGAGACTGCAGACTGAAAAtg GAGAACTTAGCCGGCTTCTTGAAGAGAAGGAGTCCTTTATAAACCAGCTGAGTCGTGGCAAGACTTCCTTTACGCAAACCATTGATGAACTCAAGAGACAGCTAGAAGAAGAGACTAAG TCCAAGAACGCTCTGGCTCACGCTTTGCAAGCTTCCCGCCACGACTGTGACCTTCTGCGGGAGCAGTATGAGGAGGAAGTGGAGGCCAAGGGAGAGCTCCAGAGGTCCCTGTCAAAGGCCAATGCAGAAGTGGCCCAGTGGAGGACCAAATACGAGACAGACGCCATCCAGAGGACAGAAGAGTTAGAGGAAGCCAA GAAGAAGCTGGCCATCCGGCTGCAGGAGGCAGAGGAAGCTGTGGAAGCAGCCCATGCCAAGTGCTCCTCTCTGGAGAAGACCAAGCACCGTCTGCAGACAGAGATCGAGGACCTTTCGATCGACCTGGAGAGAGCAAACTCAGCCGCTGCCGCTTTGGACAAGAAGCAGCGCAATTTCGACAGGATCATTGCGGAGTGGAAGCAGAAGTATGAGGAGACGCAGTCGGAGCTGGAGTCCTCCCAGAAGGAGTCCCGCAGCCTCAGCACAGAGCTCTTCAAGCTCAAGAACGCCTATGAGGAGTCCTTGGACAATCTAGAGACTCTCAAACGTGAAAACAAGAACCTGCAAG AGGAGATCACTGACTTGACTGATCAGATTGGCATGAGTGGCAAAACCATCCATGAGCTGGAGAAGCTGAAGAAAGGTCTGGAGAGTGAGAAAAATGAAATCCAGGCTGCCCTGGAGGAGGCTGAG GGAGCCCTGGAGCACGAGGAGAGCAAGACTCTGCGCATCCAGCTGGAGTTGTCTCAGATCAAGGCTGATGTTGATAGGAAACTGGCAGAGAAGGATGAAGAATTTGAGAACCTCAG GCGCAACCACCAGAGAGCGATGGACTCCATGCAGGCTTCACTGGATGCAGAAGCCAAAGCCAGAAATGAGGCCATCAGGCTGCGCAAGAAGATGGAGGGAGACCTGAATGAGATGGAGATACAGCTGAGCCACGCAAACCGCCAGGCCGCCGAGTCTCAGAAACTGGTGCGGCAGCTCCAAGCCCAAATGAAG GACTTGCAGATAGAACTGGATGACACCTTGCGCCATAACGATGACCTGAAGGAGCAGGCTGCTGCCCTGGAGAGGCGCAACAACCTGATGCTGGCTGAGGTGGAGGAGCTGCGTGCAGCCCTGGAGCAAGCTGAGCGTGGAAGGAAGCTGGCTGAGCAGGAGCTGCTGGAGGCCACGGAAAGAGTCAATCTGCTGCACTCGCAG AACACAGGTCTGATTAACCAAAAGAAGAAGATGGAGGCAGACATCTCCCAGTTGAGCACTGAGGTGGAGGAGGCAGTGCAGGAATGCCGGAATGCGGAAGAGAAGGCCAAGAAAGCCATCACGGAT GCAGCCATGATGGCAGAGGAACTGAAGAAGGAACAAGACACAAGTGCCCATTTGGAGCGGATGAAGAAGAATATGGAACAGACCATCAAGGACCTGCAGATGCGGCTGGATGAGGCTGAGCAGATTGCCCTGAAAGGAGGCAAGAAGCAGATCCAAAAACTGGAAGCCAGG GTGCGTGAACTGGAGGGTGAATTGGATGTAGAACAGAAGAAGTATGCAGATACTCAGAAGGGTATTCGCAAGTATGAGCGCAGGATCAAAGAACTGACCTATCAG aCTGAAGAGGACAGGAAGAACCTGGCACGGATGCAGGAACTGATTGACAAACTGCAGAGCAAAGTCAAGAGTTACAAGCGCCAGTTTGAGGAGGCA GAGCAGCAAGCCAACTCCAATCTTGTGAAATACCGCAAGGTGCAGCACGAGCTGGATGATGCTGAAGAGCGGGCAGATATCGCAGAGACACAAGTGAACAAACTGCGGATTCGCACTAGGGAAGTTGTACCTCTGAAG tATGAAGAATAA